GTGAAAGAAAGCATATACTATACGCTGAtaaaataatctgaaactgGTCAAACGTACACCGACTGAATGTGAGTGAAGCCGTGAAAATATTTCACGAagcttttaataatttcacaatTAAAAACGCTACCTTCCCTTGGTTTTTCTTATTCACGATCAGATTACCAGtcggggctcctttgcacaggatgccggctagattatgggtacggtataacggcgcctatttctggcgtgaaccagtaatgtgtaagcattactgtgtttcggtctgaagggtataGCTAgggaaattgctgggcaaatgcgacttaacatcttatgtctcaaggtgacgagctcaaatgtggtgccgcttagaattttttgatttttcaagtatcctgagcggcactgcattgtaatgggcaggacgcatcaattaacatcagctgaacgtcctgctcgtctcgtcccttattttcataaaaaaaagaaataatattgtgGGTCAGAATCACACTTGGCtgtgattttaattgtatttacgGGTGGGTTATGTagcatgtatgtatgtatgtattaccTGAGGTAAGTGCGTAGTACTCCTCGGTGGTGGCGCTTTATTTACAGTTGCACATTTTCCATTTGGAATCGAACGCGGGACCTCCGGCCTCCTGTCTACCTTCAGTATTGGGATGTTATGCTTCTCGAAGTATCCATTTTGTATCATTTGGTCCAGTGATACCTAGAACAGGATGGAAATTAAACTAAACGTTCTTGTTTAGTATACAACAAAGAATTctgttcaattgattacttttcaggGTCGATACAGAAGTTGTttgaacaaattaagaaaatgtcttagttttaatttattctcattagtattaaataatattgcatctctttattaacttaaaaatgtatggtattattattaatattattactaaaatcatctataattttctataaatattttgttgatttcaattcaatatatttaattaatatttattattttcattacaaataggtacttttaaattgtaattaatttgctcgcatttaattgtggaaacttttattggtcagtgatttatatttttagttttattttttaagtgtattaagttgtactgtttgtttcccgaataaaataaaataaaaattgaatttgaaataacgATTGTATTTACAATTTGATACGATATGGGAATACAACTTTAAATCAAATGAATTCTGCTCTTTCCGAGATGGTAATGATCGTAATTTTGGTACTTCGGCAATAAGGCAGGtttgaaactcaattttttaattgtttcaaGTCAATGCTTTAAAGAATTGGTAATGAGACTATGAGCCAAGACCAAAatacaatagaataaaaatttttaaatcatttttgaataGCATACTCGATCAACAAGAGAATCGCCTTTAGGTAAGATCTCGACGGTAAAATCGACTAAAAACACTAGCATTTTTGATAATCCAAGTATCATTTCTTTGACCggagaaagaagaagaaatttatttttattttattacaaaacaacAGGTACCAAGGAACATGATCGCATTGGATTTACTTAGAACATCTCTTCTGGTAGATTGTCAACTACCATGACATAAAGGTCTTCTTGATACTTATataagtttataaatattcaaagtATACTTACCTCTAATTCTCTTGCTGCAACAGTCTTCTTTCCACATATTGGATCATCCACGACAGTCTTCTGACATCCGGAAACTTCGGAAAATTTTACAATCTTTTTTGGCTCATCCCTTTTCTTACGTTCTTTTGGAATATCTGTCGTCCAATACTGCACGTTGTTATCCGAAATACGTAACGGCTTGCATACTGCTACGTTCTTTGGCTTCGAAACCTTTAGTTCACTTGGTCTAATAACCCTAACGTTTCTCTCAGTCGATTCGTATCGATTCTCTCGGATTCGAAAGTCGTAGTAATCTTTTTTATATCTTCTTTCGTTGTAATAATTCCTCGGTAGCGAATTGTATTTCGGATACGTCGATTGTAAGTTCAAGTATTCGGGTCTGATTGGTCGGAACAGCGATAAACGGCCTTGAGCTTCATCAAAATCTGAGTAAATGTCTTCGTATACGTAACCATTCTTTCGTCGTGGTCGATCGATGCGTTCGAAACGCTCGTTGCGAACTTCGGGACGATGTCGTTCGTATGTTTTTCGTCGTTCGTATTCGTAATAATCTGATCTATCGTAAAGAAGTCGCTCTCGAGATCCAGCCATGTTAAATCTGCAAGgattgaattttaattaattttgcaaTATCAGCTTTAGGGATAAGGACACTTGATGTGGTATTACTCGCTGAAAAGATTCAAGAGCTTATGAAGAGTTGATAAAAGATTACGCTTGAAATTTGTGGAAGATTTTAGGTTAAATTGAAGAATAAAATGGTTTGTGTAAggatattttgtaatttagatgtaagattatattttaaaacatctttaaaattatatatacgtGGGgaattagtaaaataatttaaacggaAACGatgtacctacctatctatAACATCAACTCgattaaaaaacatttgaacACACACACGTCTGAATTTTGTAGAAGATTGATTAGGTAAATTGGAGAATAAAATGGCTTATGTAcgaataatttgtaatttagatgtaagattatattatattaaaagatattttaatgGAATGATCTTCTTTGATACAATATAACAATTATCTATAATTTcaacataattaaaaaacattactATTACCTATAACTTCCTTTTATTTCGAACATCGTATTACAAGaacagattattattttatttacttattaaattttttttactctCTTGTCAcatcaaaggaatcacaggagcgttgccagccttggTATACGCACTTTTTGTATAGACTGAGGAGCAACATACAGATGATGATCACGATATTTTAGCGTCTTCACATAACACCAAGTCATCGAGCCATTCATAAAGGTGCTGGATCTCGAAGAACTGGAGCAGCTCTACGTAACATGCGCTCAAAGGGTATAACTTAATACTGAGGTgaaccagaccagagatgaaagAAATATCCAACATGAgcgttgattttttttttaattcaccaCCAGACTCACGTCAAAAAGCGAATTTTAATCCGCACCATATTTACGTCTGGCTTTTCATAAACACGCGATTTCGAAATAACTTGTTGCCTGGCACAGTAACTTTGCAGATTTTTTGCTGACAGCTGAAGAAT
This is a stretch of genomic DNA from Leptidea sinapis chromosome 15, ilLepSina1.1, whole genome shotgun sequence. It encodes these proteins:
- the LOC126968378 gene encoding uncharacterized protein LOC126968378 isoform X2 → MAGSRERLLYDRSDYYEYERRKTYERHRPEVRNERFERIDRPRRKNGYVYEDIYSDFDEAQGRLSLFRPIRPEYLNLQSTYPKYNSLPRNYYNERRYKKDYYDFRIRENRYESTERNVRVIRPSELKVSKPKNVAVCKPLRISDNNVQYWTTDIPKERKKRDEPKKIVKFSEVSGCQKTVVDDPICGKKTVAARELEVSLDQMIQNGYFEKHNIPILKVDRRPEVPRSIPNGKCATVNKAPPPRSTTHLPQVIAALAVSLAPFSAGLGKGYSSPAIASLQGPGNSTRRDFQLTDQQASWLASLSLLGALFGGMAGGAAMRHGRRRVLSLAAAPCSLSWLLTVVATSVRMMCITAFLGGFCCSILTMLSQHDAD